A single window of Colletes latitarsis isolate SP2378_abdomen chromosome 11, iyColLati1, whole genome shotgun sequence DNA harbors:
- the LOC143347665 gene encoding aminopeptidase N has translation MSRGSISSWQDYGRRNSQIMPQFSGSPVEFMTCDDIEYKRDNGWFLSYTKIAAIIIVFIIGVVAAGFLGWYINSLPKKKSYDAIDLLNDEIEDPDSIGEASISPFIYPLKYWLGVMPIINTNGPSRLKGRVVIEFQVNDTTSLSKLSLNAINITLSRYKLSMLDPGEEKNKTRLRRRRPRADDEINYYLSYNDDATFARYSVERDVIVTLTENDTEDISFIEFSEVSSINGGSFYKNDTNSSEIEITQHTTDENNEIHTIHLGTRIQGGIYSLEIDYQAQIDDNGFFIANYTSSGDEKWLMGTKLKRFDARYLFPVFDEADHKSIFSISVARSKETRVLSNMPLKALKDVPNTTMVVDTFEESPPLSPQSLAFLMGHIEDAGATFVGDSKVPATFWSDSRERSQGIYLFDKLEPAVVNLIDAFPIPYSLPKLDLVCLPPGIDESIARPGLIAMKQSSFYATETSPLITKHNALKILVILFGQQLIDEFMIANRTDAWVYKGSLLYFQHEIVPKIDLSLNLSNSFVTDVQLQVMESDGYSISRPLHENSNYRLLHSFNDEYAKGACLIRMLHGAISDTAFRNGYEKLITRWKYNTTYVADFMNAMAEEAIDDSSAIGVTLEEAMNSWISQGGYPVVTVIRNYETGTATIYQEQFALDKPLENISRFWHIPLSYINENGNWSYPGKTWFQPEPKFTMDNVGSNDSWVLFNINKTGYYRVHYDERNWMLLSRALQENHEQFPAETRASLIDDIFNLAAMGLMKYEFVFDFIKYLQIKERHYLPWTAFMQHAFKLNRLLYDTSIFTDFQEFMVKFVSPLYNEVGLKVEEGSHLTMIAVKMACMFEHTDCLDWVKDGFENAKTDKEIREFIPSYIRETFYCTLARYGTRKEWNYYTEQVTLTEDEEERKQLLSSFACFQAPWILQSILNEILHEDTFQEDEVSVILKSFPRNPAAAQAASRFVRANWQEIAQRFVGSYAVLKSFVLSMSNGLTTEQDLEDLQLFRENNYDSMKGARYAAALVEANGNFVTSWLKNSLLEIEKSLKEETVDKRLAS, from the exons ATGAGCCGCGGATCTATTTCTAGTTGGCAGGATTATGGACGCAGAAATT CTCAAATTATGCCACAGTTCAGTGGCAGTCCGGTGGAATTTATGACCTGCGATGATATCGAGTACAAAAGGGACAATGGTTGGTTTTTATCCTATACGAAGATAGCGGCGATTATCATAGTTTTTATTATTGGTGTAGTCGCCGCTGGATTCCTCGGATGGTACATCAACTCCTTGCCAAAGAAAAAA TCTTACGACGCCATCGATCTGCTCAACGATGAAATCGAGGATCCCGACAGCATCGGCGAGGCTTCGATTTCTCCTTTCATTTATCCCTTGAAATACTGGCTCGGTGTAATGCCGATAATTAATACCAATGGTCCGTCGAGGCTAAAGGGTCGCGTAGTTATCGAATTCCAAGTAAACGACACGACGAGTTTAAGTAAACTGTCTTTAAATGCGATAAACATCACGTTGTCGCGTTACAAACTATCGATGTTGGATCCAGGGGAGGAGAAAAATAAAACACGACTAAGGAGGAGACGACCAAGAGCCGACgatgaaattaattattatctGAGTTACAACGACGACGCAACGTTTG cGCGGTATTCCGTAGAACGGGACGTTATAGTAACGCTGACAGAAAATGACACAGAAGACATATCTTTCATCGAGTTCTCGGAAGTATCATCGATAAATGGCGGCTCGTTTTATAAAAATG ACACCAATTCATCGGAAATAGAGATTACGCAACACACGACGGACGAGAATAACGAAATTCACACAATTCACTTGGGTACCCGGATTCAAGGAGGAATTTATTCGCTGGAAATCGATTATCAAGCACAAATTGACGACAATGGATTCTTCATTGCAAATTATACTTCGTCTGGCGATGAAAA ATGGCTGATGGGGACGAAATTGAAACGTTTCGATGCTCGATACCTTTTCCCAGTTTTTGACGAGGCGGATCACAAGTCAATTTTCTCCATATCCGTGGCACGTTCCAAGGAAACGAGAGTTCTTTCGAACATGCCTCTGAAGGCCTTGAAAGATGT ACCGAATACAACGATGGTGGTCGACACGTTCGAGGAATCCCCTCCGCTTTCGCCGCAGAGTTTAGCTTTTCTGATGGGGCACATCGAGGATGCGGGGGCGACATTTGTGGGCGATTCCAAAGTACCGGCGACGTTCTGGAGCGATTCGAGGGAACGTTCACAGGGGATTTACCTATTCGACAAACTCGAGCCAGCTGTCGTTAATCTGATCGACGCGTTCCCGATACCCTATTCTCTGCCTAAGTTGGACCTTGTATGCTTACCCCCAGGGATCGACGAGAGCAtagcaagaccaggattaatagcaATGAA GCAGTCGTCGTTCTACGCCACCGAAACATCCCCGCTGATCACGAAACACAATGCTCTGAAGATTCTAGTCATTTTATTCGGACAGCAATTGATCGATGAATTTATGATTGCGAATCGGACGGACGCGTGGGTCTACAAGGGCTCGTTGCTTTATTTCCAACACGAGATCGTTCCAAAG ATAGATTTGTCATTGAACTTGAGCAATTCTTTCGTCACTGACGTCCAATTACAAGTCATGGAGAGTGACGGTTACAGCATCTCGAGGCCATTACACGAAAACAGCAATTATCGGCTGTTGCACTCGTTCAACgatgagtatgcgaaag GTGCATGTCTGATACGCATGTTGCATGGCGCGATAAGCGATACCGCCTTTAGGAACGGCTACGAGAAATTGATAACGAGGTG GAAATACAATACTACTTATGTTGCTGATTTTATGAACGCAATGGCGGAAGAGGCTATCGATGATTCCTCAGCCATTGGAGTTACTTTGGAAGAAGCTATGAATTCTTGGATCTCCCAAGGCGGATATCCAGTTGTCACCGTCATCAGAAATTACGAAACAGGAACCGCCACTATTTACCAG GAACAATTTGCATTGGATAAACCGCTGGAAAATATCTCCAGGTTTTGGCATATTCCACTGAGCTATATTAACGAGAACGGTAATTGGTCGTATCCTGGAAAAACATGGTTCCAACCCGAGCCAAAATTCACTATGGACAACGTTGGCTCGAATGATTCTTGGGTTCTGTTTAATATAAACAAAACTG GATACTATCGTGTACACTACGACGAAAGAAACTGGATGCTTCTGAGCAGAGCATTGCAAGAAAATCACGAACAGTTTCCGGCAGAAACGAGAGCCTCCTTAATAGACGATATTTTCAATCTAGCCGCGATGGGTTTGATGAAATACGAGTTCGTTTTCgactttattaaatatttacaaataaagGAGAGGCACTATTTGCCTTGGACAGCGTTCATGCAACACGCGTTCAAACTGAACAGACTTTTGTACGATACTTCCATTTTTACCGATTTCCAG GAGTTTATGGTGAAATTTGTTTCGCCCCTGTACAACGAAGTGGGATTGAAAGTCGAGGAAGGTTCGCATTTAACAATGATCGCTGTGAAAATGGCATGTATGTTCGAACACACGGATTGCTTGGACTGGGTTAAAGATGGTTTCGAAAATGCAAAGACTGATAAGGAAATCCGGGAATT CATCCCTTCGTACATTCGTGAAACGTTTTATTGCACTCTTGCGCGTTATGGCACGCGAAAGGAATGGAATTACTATACGGAACAAGTAACTCTGACTGAAGACGAGGAGGAGAGGAAACAATTGTTATCGTCGTTCGCCTGTTTCCAAGCTCCGTGGATTTTACAATC TATACTCAACGAAATCCTCCACGAAGACACGTTCCAGGAGGACGAGGTGTCAGTAATTTTAAAATCGTTTCCTCGAAATCCAGCCGCGGCCCAAGCTGCATCTCGGTTCGTTCGAGCAAACTGGCAAGAAATTGCACAGAG ATTCGTCGGCTCTTACGCGGTTCTGAAGTCTTTTGTATTATCCATGAGTAATGGTTTAACCACCGAACAAGATTTAGAAGAC CTTCAATTGTTCAGAGAAAATAACTATGATAGCATGAAGGGCGCAAGGTACGCGGCAGCACTCGTCGAAGCTAATGGGAATTTCGTGACGTCGTGGTTGAAAAATTCACTGCTCGAAATTGAGAAATCGTTGAAAGAAGAAACGGTCGATAAGAGATTGGCCTCATGA
- the LOC143348422 gene encoding uncharacterized protein LOC143348422, with protein MVLQYWELTYSVGDLTATALILEETIVTTTMYFGLLLLAQSRKQLGQVITAMREDIADDAIFENDEEKYLYFSYNIISQRIGKSVAFLSTFVSILLYLNPAIQLLSSFIQGNFSNPYELPYRSYVMFDYRNPELYTLVYILQFPIMYVPIYHGGEVGMIVNMVLHLCAKLSVLSHRIRNIQPRHFNDDIKKVVIEHLKLTKYVHTCSHKIFVFFSILFTATAGNCMLDIRRRSKRNNGNAVDIISLVMWQCESSIRVYIAKVLYRLSDTLNDSFHLILLLELVGRSLRMGITLYAVMIKISTEPMLAYNFLGHTALVVSYLFLYSYIGEQVMYESQKVGDAFYNINWPEVNCNDRKALLTCIVNGQKTMYITAGKFYVFSLFGFTGIMKTSMAGFSMLRAGL; from the exons ATGGTGTTGCAATATTGGGAGCTGACGTATTCCGTGGGCGACCTCACTGCCACGGCGTTGATACTGGAGGAAACTATCGTAACGACGACTATGTACTTTGGTCTTCTTCTGTTGGCCCAAAGTAGGAAACAATTAGGGCAAGTGATCACAGCGATGAGGGAGGACATCGCGGATGACGCGATATTCGAGAACGACGAGGAGAAGTATTTGTACTTTAGCTACAACATCATATCCCAACGTATTGGAAAATCTGTGGCTTTCTTGTCGACGTTTGTCTCTATACTGTTGTACCTGAATCCTGCGATACAGTTACTCTCTTCGTTTATTCAAG GTAATTTCAGTAATCCCTACGAGTTGCCTTATCGTAGTTACGTGATGTTCGACTACAGAAATCCTGAACTGTACACTCTGGTGTACATTTTGCAATTCCCCATTATGTACGTACCGATATATCATGGAGGTGAAGTTGGCATGATAGTTAACATGGTGCTACACCTGTGCGCCAAATTATCAGTATTGTCCCATCGTATTCGAAATATTCAACCGAGACACTTTAACGACGACATCAAAAAGGTGGTCATCGAGCATTTGAAGCTGACGAAGTATGTACACACGTGTTCCCAtaaaattttcgtttttttctcgATTCTATTTACAGCTACAGCGGG AAATTGTATGTTAGACATAAGGAGACGTTCGAAAAGAAATAATGGTAACGCTGTAGATATTATATCTTTGGTAATGTGGCAGTGTGAGAGTTCGATAAGAGTTTATATAGCAAAAGTCCTTTACAGGTTGTCAGATACATTAAACGACAGTTTTCATCTGATTCTTCTATTAGAACTCGTAGGCCGTAGCTTAAGAATGGGCATAACTTTGTACGCTGTCATGATC AAAATCTCTACAGAGCCGATGCTTGCCTACAATTTTTTAGGCCACACAGCTCTTGTGGTTTCTTATTTATTCTTGTACTCTTATATAGGCGAACAGGTAATGTACGAG TCCCAGAAGGTTGGAGATGCATTTTACAATATCAACTGGCCAGAGGTGAATTGCAACGATAGAAAGGCATTACTGACGTGTATAGTGAATGGACAAAAAACGATGTACATCACGGCCGGAAAATTTTATGTGTTCTCGTTGTTCGGTTTTACTGGT ATTATGAAAACTTCTATGGCGGGTTTCTCTATGCTACGAGCTGGGTTATAA
- the LOC143347714 gene encoding uncharacterized protein LOC143347714, with protein sequence MNCDGEVKVVATRKATLTMEQRVKILHELESGSPVRAIAARYNVRQLTIRRIRASAPAIRQFMDQGNQFKKWKSMRKPTHEKLEGRLYSWFLEQKTLGYPLTDLILLEKAAELNEELSAGSTFKTSRGWLAKFKRRHNIRLMNVNREIAEEEENRFCREENRFNLEANRFSLETNRFNLEGNRFSLEENRFSLDESRFNLGVTRFSQEENKFNPEENRFSSDENRLSPDENGYSPEGNGFSPKEKKFNPEENTFYLEENKYNLEEDRLSPKENKFNPQEVKRDQDTEGEEEQEDQRQQGNPRDQRDEDENRKERIRKALEILETNIITEPLFVHSFLKGLKQYFFPENA encoded by the exons ATGAACTGTGATGGTGAAGTGAAAGTGGTGGCTACGCGAAAAGCCACACTGACAATGGAGCAGAGAGTGAAGATCCTGCATGAATTAGAGAGTGGATCGCCTGTTCGTGCAATAGCCGCTAGGTACAATGTTCGGCAACTTACCATTCGGCGCATACGAGCGAGTGCACCAGCCATTCGTCAATTCATGGACCAGGGTAATCAATTCAAGAAATGGAAAAGCATGAGGAAACCGACGCACGAGAAGCTAGAGGGACGTTTGTATTCGTGGTTTCTGGAGCAAAAGACACTTGGCTATCCGCTGACGGATTTAATACTTTTGGAGAAGGCAGCTGAACTGAACGAAGAATTGTCAGCAGGTTCAACGTTTAAGACAAGCAGAGGTTGGTTGGCAAAGTTCAAAAGGCGTCACAATATACGTTTGATGAATGTAAATAGAGAAATAGCCGAAGAGGAGGAAAACAGGTTTTGCCGGGAGGAGAACAGATTCAACCTGGAAGCGAACAGGTTCAGCCTGGAAACAAACAGATTCAATCTGGAAGGAAATAGATTCAGTCTGGAGGAGAACAGATTCAGCCTGGACGAGAGCAGATTTAATCTGGGGGTAACCAGATTCAGCCAGGAGGAGAACAAATTCAATCCGGAGGAGAACAGATTCAGCTCGGACGAAAACAGACTCAGCCCGGACGAAAATGGATACAGCCCGGAGGGGAATGGATTCAGTCCGAAGGAAAAGAAATTCAACCCGGAGGAAAACACGTTTTATTTGGAGGAAAACAAATACAATTTGGAAGAAGACAGACTCAGTCCGAAGGAGAACAAATTTAACCCACAGGAAGTGAAAAGAGACCAAGACACGGAAG GTGAGGAGGAGCAAGAGGACCAGAGGCAGCAAGGCAACCCGCGCGACCAGAGAGACGAAGACGAAAATCGCAAAGAAAGAATTAGGAAAGCTTTAGAAATTTTAGAAACCAATATCATAACAGAACCGCTATTCGTACATTCCTTCTTAAAAGGAttaaaacagtatttttttccggaaaatgcataa